The sequence below is a genomic window from Bacteroidales bacterium MB20-C3-3.
ATCCTCCATACAACTGTTAATGCTGCCGTTAACAAGGTGTGGAGCCCCCTCTATTGTAGCTCCGTCTCCAATAATAACATTTTTAATGTTCCCGGTATTGCTGATCTTAACCCCTTTACCAATTTTTCCTCTATCTGAAGAGTGCTTTAATGCGTAGTATTTTACAAGCTCCTTCATCCTTTTTATCAATTCAGGTCTGTGTCTGTAAAGGGCCATGATATAAGCAAAGTGTGCGCTTAGCTTGTTGTTTATAGGCACCTCCCTTCCTCCGGTCTCGTTAAGTACAGAGACCTCCACCCCATTTCCAAATGAAGTAAAGCAATCTACAAGAATCCTGTCTGCATTCTCAATTATGCAATCCGGACCAATGTCATAATTTGCAATGTAGTTATGGATATTCTCAACACATGTGTTATTGCCAACGCAAACATTATGGAGTTTAGCGTGGCAAATACCGGATTGAATCTTAACTCCGCCTGGTAATTCAAAGACCGAATCAAACAGGCCAAGCCTTATTTCACCTGAGAACGAAGCGTCCCAAACCCTGTCAGGCCTAAAATCGGGATGGACGAAAATCTTTGCCCAGTCTTGCGAATGGCAGCGTTGCAATTTGAGCTGCCTTATTTCTTGTTCGTTAACTCTTCTGTAGTTTTCCATACTCTAAATTAGATAAAAAATCTTCTATATTTGTAAAAATTAAGAGAATGCAGTACAAAGAAATAATTGAAAGAATTTATAAAGAGCTACAAGATTATACCGGACATGGTAAGGTGGCTGATTATATTCCCGCGCTTTCAAAGGTAATTCCTGATAATTACGGGATATCTGTTGCAACACTTGATGGTGAGAACTTTTCAATAGGCGATGTTGAAAAAAGGTTTACAATTCAGAGTATTTCAAAGGTATTTACACTGGCAATGGTGAGCAGGCATCTGGGTGATAAATTGTGGGAGATTGTAGGAAGAGAGCCATCAGGAACAGCTTTTAACTCTCTTATCCAACTTGAGCAAGAGAGGGGGATTCCAAGAAATCCATTTATTAATGCAGGTGCTCTTGTGATAACAGACAGATTGATTTCTCTCTATAAAAATCCTAAAGATGATATCCTGGAGTTTGTAAGGGAACTTAGCGGTAATGGATATCTCTCCTATAACAAAGAGGTAGCTATCTCTGAGATAGAACATTCACATAGAAACCTTGCTCTTGCAAATTTTGTGAAAAGCTTTGGTAACCTTGTTAATGACCCTGTTAAAGTAATTGATACATATTGCCACCATTGTTCTCTAAGTATGAATACAAATGAATTGGCAACATCTTTTCTGTTTCTGGCAAACGGAGGTATTATACCATCTTCAGAGCAGAGAGTTTGCGGGGCAAGAAGTGCAAAAAGATTAAATGCATTAATGTTAACTTGTGGTCTGTACAATGAATCAGGGGACTTTGCCTACCGGGTGGGACTTCCGGGCAAAAGCGGTGTTGGCGGAGGGGTTGTTGCAGTTATTCCCGGCAAACTTTCTATTGCAGTATGGAGTCCGGAACTTAACAAAAATGGTAATTCATACAGAGGGATTGAGACCCTTGAGAGATTTACAACATATCTTGGAATATCTGTATTTTAGAAATTTAATTATTATGAAACGATACTTACACTCTTTTGCAATTTTTTTACTGGCTCTGTTTTTTACGAATTTTGCACATGCCCAGCTTAAAAAGCAGCTAACTGTTGATGATATTGTGAAATGGAACAGAATATCAGATAAGAAGATATCTGATGACGGCAGATATGTTTTTGTATTAACAGAGCCCTGGAAAGGAACATCTAGTGCAAATCTTCTTGACAACAGAGGAAATTCTCTCTTCTCCGCAGACTCCGTAAGATCTGCTGACTTTACATCAGGGGGTGAGTTCCTTATACTTAACAGAGCCGGAAAAAAGGCAGAATCTTTGATTTTATTCAATATCAAAAATGGGACAAAAGAGATAATAGATTCTATCTCAAAATTCTCAATAATGAAAGATTGGGGTCCATGGCTTTTGTTTACAAAAAAGGACTCAACACTCATATCTTTAAATCTCGCAAACAATAATAGGGCTGAGTTTGGGAAAGTGAAAGAGTGGACACCCGCTGAAAAATCGACAATAATACTGGCAGTTCAGGGAGATAGTATTTTGGTTATCAATCCCTCTGCAAATACAAAGATTGTAGCAGGGAGCGCTAAAAACACAAAGAGACTTGCATTGTCAAAAGATGGTGACTACTTTGCCTGGCTTAGTAAGGGTGAAATTACAATCCAGTCTCAAAGTGGAGTAATCAAAAAAATTTCAAGCGGAGAATCTTCTCTGCCACAGGGGTGGAGAGTGCCGGATAATTCGCAGCTATACTTTTCTGAGAGTGGCGCTAAGCTCTATTTTGGAACTGCACCGGCAGAGAGAAAAAGAGATAGTTCTGCCGTAAAAGGTGAATGGCCAGGAGTGCAGGTCTGGAATTGGAAAGAGGGAACTCAGTTTACTGCTCAGGTAGTTGAAAAAGAGAGAGAAAAAAAGAGAACATTTCTTGCAGTTTACGATATAAAATCATCCTCTCTGGTCCAACTGTCTACTCCTTCTAATGAAAGGGTTGTAACATCAGACAAAGGCGACGGAGAGTGGGCTCTCTCTTTATCAGACAATAAATACAGACTTGAAGAGATGTGGACAGGAAGGAGTAAATATGATGTCCATATTATTAATACTGTTTCGGACAGGTCTGTTCCTGTTGCAAGAGAGGTTAACGGAAACCCGATGATTTCGCCAAAAGGTAACTGGGTAATATGGTACAGTTTCCCGGATAGCTCCTGGTATGCCTGGTCAGTGAAATCAATGACCGGACAATTTATTACCACTCCTTCTCTGCTTCCTGTTCACGATGAAGACAATGATGTTCCCGACTGGCCTTCTGCTTACGGAGTTGCGGGATGGAATGAGGATGAAAGTGCTTTGTATTTATACGATAAATATGATATTTGGCGTGTTGATCCTCTTTCATTAGGCAAACCTTTGAGGATTACAGAGAATGGAAGGGAGTCAGGGATAACTTACAGAGTAGAGAAGACAGAGAGTACTAGAGATTTCATTGATGAGAAGGGGGATCTTATATTATCTGTTTTTGATAATAAAACTAAAGAGAGTGGATACTCGAAAATTGCCCCTGGTTTTAAAAAGGGACCTCAATTATTAGTAAAAGGCCCTTTCAGTTTCTCCGGTCTGTTAAAGGCTAAGAACTCCAAAGATATTATATATACCAGGGAGAATTATGAGACCTCTCCTGATGTTTATTTAACAGATATCTCATTTAAAAAAGAGCAAAAAATAACAAACATTAATCCTCAGCAAAATGATTTTCTCTGGGGAAGGGCAGAATTGGTAAGCTGGACATCTCTTGACGGGATAAAACTTGAGGGTGTTGTATATAAGCCTGCAGACTTTGACCCAAATAAAAAATATCCTCTTATTGTTAATTTTTACGAAAAAAACTCATCCTCTCTTTACAGTTACAGAACTCCGGAGGCTCACAGATCTACTGTTGATTACCATATGTATAACAGTCATGGATATGTGGTATTCAATCCCGATATTGTTTACAGAGACGGCTATCCCGGAGAGAGTGGATTTAATTGTATAATGCCGGGAATCTCTTCATTAGTCCAGCAAGGATGGGTAGAGGAAAAGGCAATTGGAGCTCAGGGACATAGCTGGGGAGGTTATCAGGTTGCATATCTGGCTACAAGAACAAGCATTTTTGCTGCTATTGAGAGCGGTGCCCCGGTAGTTAATATGTTTAGTGCTTATGGAGGAATCAGGTGGGGTACAGGGTTAAACAGATCTTTTCAGTACGAGCATCAGCAAAGCAGAATCGGAGCAACTCCATGGGAGGCTCATCAGAGGTACATTGAGAATTCTCCGCTATTTGCTATGGATAAGGTTACAACACCAATCCTGATTATGCATAATGATCAGGATGGGCATGTTCCGTGGTACCAGGGTATTGAATATTTCGTGGCACTAAAAAGATTACAAAAACCTGTATGGCTTCTGAACTATTCAGGAGAGGTTCACTGGCCCCAGAAGAT
It includes:
- a CDS encoding glutaminase; the protein is MQYKEIIERIYKELQDYTGHGKVADYIPALSKVIPDNYGISVATLDGENFSIGDVEKRFTIQSISKVFTLAMVSRHLGDKLWEIVGREPSGTAFNSLIQLEQERGIPRNPFINAGALVITDRLISLYKNPKDDILEFVRELSGNGYLSYNKEVAISEIEHSHRNLALANFVKSFGNLVNDPVKVIDTYCHHCSLSMNTNELATSFLFLANGGIIPSSEQRVCGARSAKRLNALMLTCGLYNESGDFAYRVGLPGKSGVGGGVVAVIPGKLSIAVWSPELNKNGNSYRGIETLERFTTYLGISVF
- a CDS encoding prolyl oligopeptidase family serine peptidase, encoding MKRYLHSFAIFLLALFFTNFAHAQLKKQLTVDDIVKWNRISDKKISDDGRYVFVLTEPWKGTSSANLLDNRGNSLFSADSVRSADFTSGGEFLILNRAGKKAESLILFNIKNGTKEIIDSISKFSIMKDWGPWLLFTKKDSTLISLNLANNNRAEFGKVKEWTPAEKSTIILAVQGDSILVINPSANTKIVAGSAKNTKRLALSKDGDYFAWLSKGEITIQSQSGVIKKISSGESSLPQGWRVPDNSQLYFSESGAKLYFGTAPAERKRDSSAVKGEWPGVQVWNWKEGTQFTAQVVEKEREKKRTFLAVYDIKSSSLVQLSTPSNERVVTSDKGDGEWALSLSDNKYRLEEMWTGRSKYDVHIINTVSDRSVPVAREVNGNPMISPKGNWVIWYSFPDSSWYAWSVKSMTGQFITTPSLLPVHDEDNDVPDWPSAYGVAGWNEDESALYLYDKYDIWRVDPLSLGKPLRITENGRESGITYRVEKTESTRDFIDEKGDLILSVFDNKTKESGYSKIAPGFKKGPQLLVKGPFSFSGLLKAKNSKDIIYTRENYETSPDVYLTDISFKKEQKITNINPQQNDFLWGRAELVSWTSLDGIKLEGVVYKPADFDPNKKYPLIVNFYEKNSSSLYSYRTPEAHRSTVDYHMYNSHGYVVFNPDIVYRDGYPGESGFNCIMPGISSLVQQGWVEEKAIGAQGHSWGGYQVAYLATRTSIFAAIESGAPVVNMFSAYGGIRWGTGLNRSFQYEHQQSRIGATPWEAHQRYIENSPLFAMDKVTTPILIMHNDQDGHVPWYQGIEYFVALKRLQKPVWLLNYSGEVHWPQKIQNKMDFQIRMLQFFDHYLRGKDAPKWMKDGISAIDLDYELGY